Within Actinosynnema pretiosum, the genomic segment GGTGCCCGGCCCCGATCAGCAGGTCGGCGTACTCGCGCACGAGCGGGACCAGGTCGGGGCGCTCGGACAGCAGCGCGGCGGGGCGGTCGAGCAGCAGCGAGCTGAGCACCCACGGGGCGCGCGGTTCGAAGCCGAGGAGGTCCACCACCTTCGGTTCGACTCCGGGGCGCTCGAAGGCGTTCCACGCCGTCAGCACCAATCCGGGGTCGGCGGAGACCTCGTGCGGGACGAGGGACAGCGCCTGGTCGAACCAGTCCTGGTCGCTCAGCGCGTCCCGGTCGAACCGGACGGCCCGGAACGCGGCGACCGCCTCGACCCAGGCGTCCAGCAGCGACTCGTCGTCGGTGGACAGGTAGCCGGGGTTGAGCACGCCGGTGCCGATCAGGCGCGCCTCGGCCGACTCGGCGGCCTCGCCGGTCAGCGGGCGCAGCAGGTGCGGGGCGACGACGGTGCCGCGCTGCTCGCCGATCGGGGCGGTGACGAACGAGGTGGGGCTGAACCAGGTGACCCTGGAGGCGTTCCTGAGCTGCTCGCGCAGCAGCCACGGCTTCACCGCGTCGACCAGCTGCGGCAGCGGGTGCGCGGTGGCCAGGCCGAGGAACTCGTCGCCGGACGGGCCGATCAGGTCGGGGCCGACGAGGGTGACGCCGTCCGCGCCGCGCCTGCCGCCGTCCTCGCCGTCCAGCACGGCGATGGTGAACCGGTGGCCGGGGTGGTGGGCGAGGTAGGACCTCGCGAGCACCAGCGCGGACGGCAGTCCGCTCTCGGCGGTGGCGGTGCAGGCGACCGGCGTGTTCATGGCCCTCACTTGTTCGCGGCGGGGAGCGCCCCCGGAGGTGTGCTGCGGCATTCGTTGCCACGCGGCCACCGGATTCTCCCCCACTCCGCTCCGGGGGTCAGCGGAAACGGGTGCGCGGTCTCGCGGGTCCCGCAGGGCGGGAGCGCCGCCGGGGTCGGGGCGCCCTGCGGGAGGGCGGCCGGCCCGCGGTGGCGCGGTGGTGCGGCGGGGCGCGCCGCGGCGGGGAGCCGTCCGGTCACCGGCCGCCCTGCTCAGCGCGAGACCACGTAGGTGAACGACTCCCACTCCTCGCCCGCCGCCTCGTCCGGGACGGCCGCGATGACCTCGGCGCCGCAGTGGCCGAACAGCGCCTGCACGAACTCGGTGTGCAGCGCGTGCATCTCGATCTGCTCGCCGGGGTGAGCCTCACCCGCCGGGGTTACCTCCGAAGGTGGGGCGGGTGCGGCGGTCACCGTGATCGGGACGCGCGCGGGCGTCCCACCCGCGCTCTCCCACCAGGCCACCATCTCGTGCACCAGGTCCAGTTCCAGCACCAGCTCGCCCGCGCGGGGCGCGGTGACCGGGACGCCGACCTCGAACGACTCGCCCGGCGCGACCATCGCGGGCAGCCCGGCCCGGCCGTCGTCCAGCAGCACGACCTCGTCGCCCGACCGCCAGTGGTTGCCCAGCTTGATCGTCTTGGTGCCCGGCCACGGGTGCTCGCTCAGGTTCGTCACCCTGGCCCGGACCAGCGCGGACTGCCCGACCCCCAGCACCGAGGGCGCCTCCAGCACCTCGATGTCCGCCCGGTACGCCTCCTCGGGCATCGGCACGGGCGCGCGCCGGGCGCTCGGGATCTGCACGACCAGCGTCCCGCCCGGCCGGACCACCCGCAGCAGCTCCAGCAGCGCGCCGATCTGCACCCACGGGCGGGCGTGCTGGAGCACGATCAGGCTCAGCGCGCCGTCGAACGAGGCGTCCTCGAACGGCAGCAGCCGCCCGTCGTAGTGCACGAACTCGACCCGGTCCGGGTTCCGGTTCAGCTCGCGGGCGCGGGCGACCATGGTGGAGGCGATGTCGACGCCCACCACGCGGTCGGCGTGTGCGGCCAGCGCGTTGGAGAGCCTGCCGACGCCGCAGCCGAAGTCGAGCACCCGCGACCCGAGGGTGCGCTCGCCCAGGAGCGTCCGGACCTGGCCGACGGCCTCGGGGCCGGTCTTCATGAACTCCTCGACGTCCCAGCGGCCGTCCCGCCTGCCGGGGTCGGTCAGCACGGCCCACAGCGGGTCGACCCCGCCGAGCTTCTCCCAGGTGTCGCGCAGCACGTCGAGCGCCATGCCCGCCGCCTCTCCTCGATCCTCGACCTTCGACCCGCGCGCCTCGGCGAGCGCGGTGTGAACGACTTCGCCCCGCGGGCAGATGCTCGCACAGCCCCGCGGACGGCCGGTTGATCTTCTGACCTGCGCGCGACGCCGCGCGCGGTGCCCCTTCGGGGACGCGAACCCGCCGTCCCGCTCGTGTTCCACGTGAAACACCGCTCTGCGGAAAGCGCTGGTCAGCGGCACCCGGTGCGGCCGAACGGGCGATCGTCGTCGGTGAGCTGGACGTCCCCCGCCTTCGCCGATCGCGCCGGGACGAGGGGCTGCGTCGGAGCGGGTTCAGTGGTGCGGGCACGCCGTCGTGCGGCCCCCCGGTGCGGCGGAACCGCCATTCCGATCACCCGTGGGGGGCTGTTCTTCACCCCTCCGCGCGACACCGGCGGGTGCGAGGGCGGGCGGCGCCGTGGAATCGGGGGCGCCTCCCCCGGGAGGACTGCGGATCGCGGGTTCCTCCGGGAAGGGCCGTCCCACCGCGGTGGCCTGAGCCGGTTCCGCGGTCGCGTCACCCGGCCGGGTGGTTCCTCCGCGTGGACCCGGCCTGGTCGTCCCGGCCGGTCGCTACTTCTTGGTCAGGATGGTCGGCCCCACGATCCGGCGGGCGATCCGGCGCAGCTTGCTCTTCCGGGCGACCGGTTGGGCTTGCTGGCGCTGCGCCGGGGGGACGGTCCCCGGCCCGGCGGCCGGAACGGCCGGGATGATCGGGGCGACCGGCGCGATGCGGATCGTCGGCTGGTCGTAGTTCGGCTTGGACTGGTCAGACTCATGGCTGAACGTCACGTGCGCGATCTTGCCAAACGGGTGCCGATAACCCGAACGGTCACCCCACCCCCGTGTGGGCAAGCCCACACGGGGGTGAAGGT encodes:
- a CDS encoding class I SAM-dependent methyltransferase; the protein is MALDVLRDTWEKLGGVDPLWAVLTDPGRRDGRWDVEEFMKTGPEAVGQVRTLLGERTLGSRVLDFGCGVGRLSNALAAHADRVVGVDIASTMVARARELNRNPDRVEFVHYDGRLLPFEDASFDGALSLIVLQHARPWVQIGALLELLRVVRPGGTLVVQIPSARRAPVPMPEEAYRADIEVLEAPSVLGVGQSALVRARVTNLSEHPWPGTKTIKLGNHWRSGDEVVLLDDGRAGLPAMVAPGESFEVGVPVTAPRAGELVLELDLVHEMVAWWESAGGTPARVPITVTAAPAPPSEVTPAGEAHPGEQIEMHALHTEFVQALFGHCGAEVIAAVPDEAAGEEWESFTYVVSR